TGTCCTTCGTGCTCTTCGTGGTATTTCTCTCTGTTTCTCTCATTCTACCCAATTTGTGGGTAAGGATAAGAAGTAGGAAAGGGGGAAAATACTTCATACTATTTTACTCTTAATTGATTTGATTAAAGCTATAAGTATCCTACTTCCTACTTGTAACTTATTCTTTATGCCTTGTTTCTTAAACCTTCTGCACTATTTGCTGGAATAGAAACAGCCGCTGGGCACATCTGTCGCAACAATCCATATTTTGCTTCAGTTGGGAAGTTTTTGGTTATTTCGTATATTCTTATCACTAAATGATGGCTTTTTTGCCATACTACAAGTTGTCTAAAATCATCTAACTTCTCATTCATTTTCTCTCCCTTTCCTACTTTCCTACAGGGTGAATAGTTACACTGTTTTTAAGCTTTTTTAAACACCGAAAAACGCGAAAAAAAAAAGATGTTTTCCTCTCTGTTTCTCTGCGTCTCTGCGGTAAATTACTATCTGAACAGTTACATGTGGTGTAGAATCTGCAAGCAAAGGTAGTAGCAGGGTGCGTTAGACACACCATTCGTTTATCTCTGACAAATCGTTGCATCTATCATCAATTTGCCCTTCACACCGTTTATTTATCCCGTTTTCACGAAACCCGTATCTATAGCTCAAGAATAAGTAACTATTCAGCAATGTAGTTTCGTCATTTTTTAACTGTCTTTTTTTATCAAACCTGAAAGGTTTAAATTTTACATAACCGCAGGAGAAACCTGCGGAAACGAAACATCTACGACATCTCAAC
The bacterium genome window above contains:
- a CDS encoding four helix bundle protein, which gives rise to MNEKLDDFRQLVVWQKSHHLVIRIYEITKNFPTEAKYGLLRQMCPAAVSIPANSAEGLRNKA